One Gammaproteobacteria bacterium DNA segment encodes these proteins:
- a CDS encoding TonB-dependent receptor, which yields MGSIETSSQEAVRRKADAPNAMEVIDAEQLQQFNEQALGDALRRLPGVTFDGANRAREVRLRGLPGEYTQVLINGRPLIDGESRRNFEVDRIPTGLVEHVEVIRAPRAIYNGQGAAGTVNIVLKNGVDSLSDSELAVGVGYLEDNDEMGEVTFSHGERIGPLEAALAGSLQRFRRSESKDALEFDAGGTPDGGVLELNERRFDQVNLIPRFALETEYAGRFEFEPFYLRTKEFRDDIETDLEDDQVTTDRVSDERRERVRESYGFRADWKRAIGASAQLRVGFDWQQGETDTDRDETRFNADGSVDRERQRTELIELSMIRPEAVLNIAAGAHDISFGVGAELREHDETNSEIRNGALRPPREDRIFDIDEDVLFAFAEDIWQANERLSTTGGLRLESSDTEATDFFGTTTSEDVAFLLPSLNVVFAATPNTDLRLGVARTLRRPDLRTLSPAVDEQDGTPAEPDVQGNPNQEPESIWGLDAGVDYYFANDRGYVSLNLFAREFEDKIELVTAQVSGRFVASPQNVGDARAAGVEVAGRVPLDAIGFNNTTLWGNVTYTDSRVDEIGGGSRRFLNQPDAVANLGVDYFFVPWQTTFGLSVNHTTSVDQTQRLANGGFLDQSIEERTRLDLSVKTQVTEKLDVSISATNLLDQTEDRVDRVLDGTGAVEAVTLTREPTYRSVFARVKWRF from the coding sequence GTGGGCAGCATCGAAACGTCGAGCCAGGAGGCAGTGCGGCGGAAAGCTGACGCACCCAACGCGATGGAAGTTATCGACGCCGAGCAGCTCCAGCAGTTCAACGAGCAGGCGCTTGGCGACGCGCTGCGGCGGCTGCCGGGCGTCACATTTGACGGCGCCAACCGCGCGCGCGAGGTTCGGTTGCGTGGCTTGCCCGGTGAATATACGCAGGTTCTGATCAACGGCAGGCCGCTGATCGATGGCGAGTCCCGGCGCAACTTCGAGGTCGACCGGATACCCACCGGGCTGGTCGAGCATGTGGAAGTGATCCGTGCGCCACGGGCTATCTACAACGGGCAGGGTGCTGCCGGCACCGTCAACATCGTGCTGAAAAATGGCGTTGATTCCCTGTCGGATAGCGAGCTGGCGGTAGGCGTTGGCTATCTCGAAGACAACGATGAAATGGGCGAGGTAACGTTTTCGCACGGCGAGAGAATCGGTCCCCTGGAAGCTGCGCTGGCCGGTTCGCTGCAGCGCTTTCGGCGCAGCGAGAGCAAGGATGCGTTAGAATTTGACGCAGGCGGCACGCCCGATGGTGGCGTGCTGGAGCTCAACGAACGGCGTTTCGACCAGGTCAACCTGATTCCGCGTTTTGCACTGGAAACCGAATATGCCGGTCGCTTCGAGTTCGAGCCATTCTATCTGCGCACCAAGGAGTTTCGAGACGATATCGAGACCGACCTGGAAGACGACCAGGTAACCACCGATCGAGTGAGCGACGAGCGCCGCGAAAGAGTCCGGGAAAGCTACGGCTTTCGGGCCGACTGGAAGCGTGCCATCGGCGCATCCGCGCAGCTACGCGTGGGCTTCGACTGGCAGCAGGGTGAGACCGACACCGATCGTGATGAAACCCGCTTCAACGCCGACGGCAGTGTCGACCGCGAACGGCAGCGCACCGAGCTGATTGAGCTCTCGATGATCCGGCCGGAAGCCGTCCTGAATATAGCCGCCGGCGCCCACGACATCAGCTTCGGCGTCGGCGCCGAGCTGCGGGAACACGATGAGACCAATTCCGAGATCCGCAACGGCGCGTTGCGCCCGCCGCGCGAGGATCGCATCTTCGACATCGACGAAGACGTGTTGTTCGCTTTCGCTGAAGACATCTGGCAGGCCAACGAACGTCTCAGCACAACCGGCGGCTTGCGCCTGGAAAGCTCGGATACCGAAGCAACCGATTTCTTCGGTACGACCACCTCGGAGGACGTCGCATTCCTGCTGCCTTCGCTGAACGTGGTATTCGCTGCCACACCCAATACCGACCTGCGCCTCGGCGTTGCGCGGACCTTGCGCCGGCCCGACCTGCGGACGCTTTCGCCAGCGGTTGACGAGCAGGACGGCACTCCTGCCGAACCGGATGTACAGGGCAACCCGAACCAGGAACCCGAATCCATCTGGGGCCTGGACGCTGGCGTAGACTATTACTTCGCCAATGATCGCGGCTACGTTTCACTAAATCTGTTTGCGCGTGAATTCGAAGACAAGATCGAATTGGTCACCGCGCAGGTCAGCGGGCGTTTTGTTGCCTCGCCGCAGAATGTCGGAGACGCTCGCGCCGCCGGGGTCGAAGTTGCGGGCCGCGTGCCGCTGGACGCGATCGGCTTCAACAACACCACTCTATGGGGCAATGTGACCTATACCGATTCACGCGTCGACGAAATTGGCGGCGGTTCAAGGCGTTTTCTGAATCAGCCGGATGCTGTCGCAAATCTGGGCGTCGACTACTTTTTCGTGCCCTGGCAAACGACGTTCGGGCTTTCCGTCAATCACACAACTTCGGTCGATCAGACTCAGCGCCTGGCCAACGGGGGATTTCTCGACCAATCGATAGAGGAACGGACCCGGCTGGACCTGTCGGTCAAAACTCAGGTGACTGAAAAGCTCGACGTGTCTATCAGCGCAACCAATCTTCTGGACCAGACCGAGGACCGGGTCGATCGGGTGCTTGATGGAACCGGTGCGGTCGAAGCCGTTACGCTTACCCGAGAACCCACGTATCGCAGCGTATTCGCACGCGTGAAGTGGCGCTTCTGA
- a CDS encoding PepSY-associated TM helix domain-containing protein, whose product MALLSISGLKRLHRWAGLALFMILVLQCLTGSLLLFEDELEPIVLDLEVKRQAAGAPLRLRLDKLARRAVSSPGVQEVTRIYPSISPNSSSPARVLARNRHDPNSEIERFIDPFNGRILGERPHKMIGLGRASLMPTVKELHTKLLAGDTGKIILGVVAILWLLSGALGIVLCLPRGGSRSKWPRGWRITRFRSSYQLHRGGGLWLAGAAIVFSASASVLVFEGWIFVEPGVASATQAGNPVGFEAAATAARSNLPGNGRDYQLESIRIESDKSRYRVDFRHDPEHGIWHRPEEQVYVEASDGRLLGREGWLAASGLNHVKHLALPLHTGAVLGAPGRIAALIAAMLLAVQISAGVWLWWRGRAR is encoded by the coding sequence GTGGCGCTTCTGAGTATTTCTGGGTTGAAAAGGCTACATCGATGGGCCGGACTGGCACTGTTCATGATCCTTGTCCTGCAGTGCCTGACCGGTTCGTTGCTGCTGTTCGAAGACGAGCTGGAGCCGATTGTTCTCGATCTTGAAGTCAAACGGCAAGCGGCGGGCGCGCCGCTTCGGCTTAGGCTGGATAAACTGGCGCGCCGGGCAGTCAGCAGCCCGGGTGTTCAGGAAGTCACGCGGATTTATCCGTCGATATCGCCGAATTCTAGTTCTCCCGCGCGGGTCCTTGCCCGGAACAGGCACGATCCGAACAGCGAAATTGAACGCTTCATTGACCCTTTCAACGGCCGCATACTCGGCGAGCGCCCGCACAAGATGATCGGACTGGGCCGCGCCAGTCTGATGCCCACGGTCAAGGAGTTGCACACCAAGCTTCTGGCAGGCGATACCGGCAAAATCATCCTCGGCGTGGTAGCCATCCTGTGGCTGCTCTCCGGGGCGCTGGGCATTGTCCTCTGTCTGCCACGCGGGGGCTCCAGATCGAAATGGCCGCGTGGATGGCGCATCACGCGCTTTCGTTCGAGCTATCAGTTGCACCGCGGCGGCGGCCTGTGGCTGGCCGGGGCGGCAATCGTCTTCTCCGCCAGCGCCAGTGTTCTCGTATTCGAGGGCTGGATCTTTGTCGAGCCCGGCGTGGCGTCGGCGACGCAAGCCGGTAACCCGGTCGGTTTCGAAGCCGCCGCAACCGCCGCACGGTCGAACCTGCCCGGGAATGGACGTGATTACCAGCTCGAATCGATTCGCATCGAAAGCGACAAGTCGCGTTACCGGGTCGATTTCAGGCACGACCCTGAACACGGCATCTGGCACCGCCCCGAAGAGCAAGTCTACGTGGAGGCCTCTGATGGTCGATTGCTAGGTCGCGAGGGATGGCTCGCCGCGAGCGGATTGAACCATGTCAAACACCTGGCTTTGCCGTTGCACACCGGGGCGGTACTTGGTGCGCCGGGCAGAATTGCCGCCCTCATTGCTGCAATGCTGCTGGCCGTGCAGATCAGCGCTGGCGTTTGGTTGTGGTGGCGAGGGCGTGCCCGCTAA
- a CDS encoding DUF6573 family protein, whose product MSDPTIKPMAHPIFGEVISTYTRAQALEDGVLVAAGIINLESGFAGPVALTAAAWADCVAWTPDDSQRQLEQREGERLWNVLYSTACAIRLADYEVHQLNYEVSRVARDGVSTRRTLASLKCVVGPGDDGEPVMTILLPNED is encoded by the coding sequence ATGTCAGACCCAACCATCAAGCCCATGGCCCACCCGATATTCGGCGAGGTCATCTCGACCTATACCCGAGCCCAGGCCCTCGAGGACGGTGTCCTGGTTGCCGCGGGGATCATCAACCTGGAATCCGGCTTTGCCGGTCCGGTGGCCCTGACCGCGGCGGCCTGGGCCGATTGCGTGGCCTGGACCCCGGACGACAGCCAGCGCCAGCTTGAACAGCGTGAAGGCGAGCGCCTGTGGAACGTGCTCTACTCCACCGCCTGTGCGATCCGGCTGGCGGACTATGAGGTCCATCAGTTGAACTACGAAGTCAGCCGTGTCGCGAGGGACGGCGTTTCCACCCGGCGCACGCTGGCAAGTCTGAAGTGCGTGGTGGGACCCGGTGACGACGGTGAACCCGTCATGACCATCTTGCTACCAAACGAGGACTGA
- a CDS encoding JAB domain-containing protein: protein MPHPLQPDLHDGGDRFVDLRPLTLNAREKQTVIALALAILKQRHCAGRAFTKPEDTRAYLRIRLAEHKAELFGAFFLDNRHRIIKAVDLFHGTIDGASVYPRIVVQRALEANAAAIVCFHNHPSGVAEPSHADEAITRRLKEALALVDIRLLDHFVVAAGESVSFAERGLL, encoded by the coding sequence ATGCCCCATCCCCTTCAACCCGACCTCCACGACGGCGGCGACCGTTTCGTGGATCTCAGACCATTGACCTTGAATGCCCGGGAGAAACAAACCGTGATCGCGCTGGCCCTGGCCATCCTCAAACAACGCCATTGTGCGGGACGAGCCTTCACTAAACCCGAGGACACTCGGGCCTATCTTCGTATCAGGCTCGCCGAACACAAGGCGGAACTGTTCGGGGCCTTCTTCCTCGACAACCGCCACCGCATCATCAAAGCGGTGGATCTGTTCCACGGCACCATCGACGGCGCATCCGTGTATCCGCGGATCGTCGTCCAGCGGGCACTGGAGGCTAACGCGGCCGCCATCGTCTGCTTTCACAACCACCCTTCGGGTGTCGCCGAGCCGAGTCATGCCGACGAGGCCATCACGCGCAGGCTGAAAGAGGCCCTCGCACTGGTGGACATCCGCCTGCTCGATCACTTCGTGGTCGCCGCCGGCGAAAGCGTGTCCTTTGCCGAGCGTGGCCTTCTCTGA
- a CDS encoding STY4534 family ICE replication protein: protein MSNEDTKYFDLYTTGIGYLNRAREVTPNEGSPFWSVTIAALRGSADDAQYSYFECRVSGKQAQEIVRQLKPAVEGKLKVLVGFTLSDLFAEAYTYKNGDKAGETGISLKARLLRVSWAKVDGQPFYTEQAA from the coding sequence ATGTCCAACGAAGATACGAAGTATTTCGACCTCTACACCACCGGTATCGGTTATCTCAACCGGGCCCGGGAGGTGACGCCGAATGAAGGCTCGCCCTTCTGGAGTGTCACCATCGCCGCCCTGCGGGGCAGCGCCGACGACGCCCAGTACAGCTACTTCGAGTGTCGCGTGTCCGGCAAGCAGGCGCAGGAGATCGTGCGTCAACTCAAGCCGGCCGTCGAGGGCAAGCTCAAGGTGCTCGTGGGGTTCACGCTCAGCGATCTGTTCGCTGAAGCCTACACCTATAAGAACGGCGACAAGGCCGGTGAGACCGGGATCAGCTTGAAGGCTCGCCTGTTGCGAGTCAGCTGGGCCAAGGTCGACGGTCAACCGTTCTACACCGAGCAAGCCGCGTAA
- a CDS encoding ParM/StbA family protein, translating into MSEHTMDPVPVGLDDGYAFTKVALPDGRLVATPSRARLGRANVTWIDDARPRIFEYETADQPFAVGEVEGEPTYFDGYPFSGLNRAIVQHALQQAGLGGRSVHAVSGLPVGSFYRKDGSRCEDTLVRKRDSLKQAVSPLDGRLPAAIAFHEIIPEALAAWYDHVITESRDGVQLEPERLQAPVAVVDIGGRTTDYVVVADQAVLHGGSGSLRCGLLDVKRDVRDAIQGRFDLETVSERLVEEALQRGTVRLFGQTHDVSPLVKVAERQLVERLHAETQRQLGRGAELERILIVGGGAVALAPHIRDWFPNQAVAEHPAFANARGMLKYLRYVCDTPDAA; encoded by the coding sequence ATGTCTGAGCACACCATGGATCCCGTCCCGGTGGGCCTCGACGACGGCTATGCGTTCACCAAGGTGGCGCTGCCGGACGGCCGCCTGGTGGCGACCCCCTCCCGGGCCCGGCTCGGACGGGCCAACGTGACCTGGATCGACGACGCCCGGCCGCGGATCTTCGAGTATGAGACCGCCGATCAGCCCTTCGCCGTGGGCGAGGTAGAGGGCGAGCCCACCTACTTCGATGGCTATCCCTTCTCCGGCCTCAACCGCGCTATCGTCCAGCACGCGCTGCAACAGGCGGGCCTCGGCGGGCGGTCGGTGCACGCCGTGTCCGGCCTGCCGGTGGGCAGCTTCTATCGCAAGGACGGCAGCCGCTGCGAGGACACCCTGGTGCGGAAACGGGACAGCCTCAAGCAGGCCGTATCACCCCTGGACGGCCGGCTGCCGGCGGCCATCGCCTTCCACGAGATCATCCCCGAGGCCCTGGCCGCCTGGTACGACCACGTCATCACCGAATCCAGGGACGGCGTGCAGCTCGAACCCGAGCGACTGCAGGCCCCGGTGGCGGTGGTGGACATCGGCGGGCGCACTACCGATTACGTGGTGGTGGCCGATCAGGCGGTCCTGCACGGTGGATCCGGATCGCTGCGCTGCGGGCTCCTCGACGTGAAACGCGACGTCCGGGACGCCATTCAGGGGCGATTCGATCTGGAGACCGTGAGCGAGCGCCTGGTGGAGGAGGCCCTCCAACGAGGCACCGTGCGACTGTTCGGGCAGACCCACGATGTCTCGCCCCTGGTGAAGGTGGCGGAGCGCCAGTTGGTCGAGCGGCTCCACGCCGAGACCCAGCGCCAGCTCGGGCGTGGCGCGGAGCTCGAGCGGATCCTGATCGTGGGGGGCGGGGCGGTGGCCCTGGCCCCGCACATCCGGGACTGGTTCCCGAACCAGGCGGTGGCCGAGCATCCGGCGTTCGCCAACGCCCGGGGCATGCTGAAGTACCTGCGCTACGTCTGCGACACCCCCGATGCGGCCTGA
- a CDS encoding TIGR03761 family integrating conjugative element protein — protein sequence MNQQATEIPRTDPDSRTVPSPEADRPGVLRGVVTLTLETRQAQRLVKGRPGTPDKPAIIGLIGFANLLRAIWHGVRADDPYADWWLLKVHDALEAADQALAAAIETVETGLNASAAIRATPAASVRPTHTPLRFSNPYAFRGAQLVAAYDRLVRAVLTARHIGVITADDGERTASLGGRALRRAFQSPLGYRPTGLIRAEVLQGTARATEAQAQLGTIPEAVIAGTRRAPHGPLRPMPESATSRHLDLHAQAPRS from the coding sequence GTGAATCAGCAGGCCACGGAGATCCCCCGAACAGATCCCGACTCGCGTACCGTCCCGTCCCCGGAGGCCGATCGGCCCGGGGTCCTGCGCGGCGTGGTGACCCTCACCCTCGAGACCCGTCAGGCCCAGCGCCTGGTGAAGGGACGCCCCGGTACCCCGGACAAGCCGGCCATCATCGGACTCATCGGCTTCGCGAACCTGCTCCGCGCCATCTGGCACGGGGTGAGGGCCGACGATCCCTATGCCGACTGGTGGCTGCTCAAGGTTCACGATGCCCTCGAAGCGGCCGATCAGGCGCTGGCCGCGGCCATCGAAACGGTGGAGACCGGCCTGAATGCCTCGGCGGCCATCCGTGCGACGCCGGCGGCATCGGTACGCCCGACCCACACACCGCTGCGCTTCAGCAATCCCTACGCCTTCCGCGGCGCCCAGCTGGTGGCGGCCTACGATCGGCTCGTGCGCGCCGTGCTCACCGCCCGGCATATCGGCGTCATCACCGCTGACGACGGCGAGCGCACCGCGTCCCTGGGTGGTCGCGCGTTGCGCCGTGCCTTCCAGAGCCCCCTGGGATACCGCCCCACGGGGCTGATCCGTGCGGAGGTGCTGCAGGGGACCGCCCGCGCGACCGAGGCGCAGGCGCAGCTGGGCACGATCCCCGAGGCCGTGATCGCCGGTACCCGGCGGGCGCCCCACGGGCCGCTGCGGCCCATGCCGGAGAGCGCCACGTCTCGGCACCTCGACCTCCACGCGCAAGCCCCGCGGTCGTGA
- a CDS encoding STY4528 family pathogenicity island replication protein, giving the protein MGRHEGDVRPATRALDTLIRETVSQACRQTTDGSGDALLFLGNRHQAFPLLLVQDPVLEPVDKVVWMVICQQGRAIPTGTAFPRYDAIARHANIASTSTVSRAIAILRVTRWLSLCARVRDDGGRYRGNVYALHDEPLPLADALHLDAEYMAFLRAVGRHHHARVRKVAAAVLASLDEEIATGVDVLAPTNGMERRLEAAQAVHQAGARRYFSFSAAVLARLTNQDQKSKAVGDRLRILSPQISKSVRSSSSYINKTTTTTDPTSASNADAGCAPLIYPHRLSANQLDIAARYLERVDAGQRQAVLDELEGRFRAERQGARPIYDELRYLHHLCSRAHSGGFQPNLGIKVREARERDAAAAAHQRQEAAARARDHRRRLEQVRAGGESPLAEARRLLGMPPRGAKPDRRS; this is encoded by the coding sequence ATGGGCCGGCACGAGGGGGATGTCCGACCGGCCACCCGTGCCCTCGACACCCTGATCCGCGAGACCGTCTCGCAGGCTTGCCGGCAGACCACCGACGGGAGCGGGGATGCCCTGCTGTTCCTCGGCAACCGGCACCAGGCCTTTCCGCTGCTGCTGGTGCAGGATCCCGTCCTGGAGCCGGTGGACAAGGTGGTGTGGATGGTGATCTGCCAGCAGGGCCGGGCCATCCCTACCGGCACCGCGTTTCCCCGCTACGACGCCATCGCCCGCCACGCCAACATCGCCTCCACCTCCACGGTGTCCCGCGCCATCGCCATCCTGCGGGTGACCCGCTGGCTGTCCCTGTGCGCGCGAGTCAGGGACGACGGTGGCCGCTATCGGGGCAACGTCTATGCCCTGCACGACGAGCCCCTGCCCCTGGCCGATGCGCTGCACCTCGATGCCGAGTACATGGCCTTCCTGAGGGCGGTGGGCCGGCACCACCACGCCCGGGTCCGCAAGGTGGCAGCGGCCGTGTTGGCCTCCCTCGACGAGGAGATTGCCACCGGCGTCGACGTGCTGGCACCCACCAATGGGATGGAGCGCCGCCTCGAGGCCGCGCAAGCGGTGCACCAGGCCGGCGCGCGACGCTACTTCAGCTTCAGCGCCGCTGTCCTGGCCCGGCTCACCAACCAGGACCAAAAATCAAAGGCGGTTGGGGACCGCCTTCGAATTTTGAGCCCTCAAATATCGAAGTCGGTTCGTAGTAGTAGTAGTTATATAAATAAAACAACAACAACAACGGATCCCACGTCGGCATCGAATGCCGACGCCGGGTGCGCGCCGTTGATCTATCCGCACCGGCTCTCCGCCAACCAGCTCGACATCGCCGCCCGCTACCTCGAGCGCGTCGACGCGGGGCAGCGCCAGGCCGTGCTCGACGAGCTCGAAGGGCGCTTTCGCGCCGAGCGGCAGGGCGCCAGGCCGATCTACGACGAACTCCGCTATCTCCATCACCTCTGCAGCCGGGCCCACAGCGGCGGTTTCCAGCCCAACCTCGGGATCAAGGTCCGGGAGGCCCGCGAACGGGACGCCGCGGCGGCGGCGCACCAGCGCCAGGAGGCCGCGGCCCGGGCACGGGATCATCGGCGGCGTCTGGAGCAGGTACGGGCGGGTGGGGAGAGCCCGCTGGCCGAAGCCCGCAGGCTCCTGGGGATGCCGCCACGGGGTGCCAAGCCGGATCGCCGGTCCTGA
- a CDS encoding DUF2857 domain-containing protein, whose protein sequence is MSTATGTKESELVRAVLLYAIRCLAEGDQHALRGMNFGPEEVAALRDVNLADLYRIGALQAHCLDIRLNREIYWPLLGHLRRERELEDLQRDFIQADAPLEMMRRLFGVGSREYTRLRRVLTAEPATGRPPEPDEATSHTLWHAWCQRTAPDPTAPLAPEVYLELSRETGASLRAVWVLTQRWAEYGDLSPAGPAPVTMEDSDANRPPAGR, encoded by the coding sequence ATGAGCACCGCCACCGGGACCAAGGAATCCGAGCTGGTGCGGGCGGTCCTGCTGTATGCCATCCGCTGCCTGGCGGAGGGCGATCAGCATGCCCTGCGCGGCATGAACTTCGGGCCGGAGGAGGTGGCCGCCCTGCGCGACGTCAACCTGGCCGATCTCTACCGGATAGGCGCCCTGCAGGCCCACTGTCTCGACATCCGGCTCAATCGCGAGATCTACTGGCCGCTGCTGGGCCACCTGCGCCGGGAACGGGAACTGGAGGATCTACAACGGGACTTCATCCAGGCCGACGCCCCGCTGGAGATGATGCGCCGACTCTTCGGCGTGGGCTCGCGGGAGTACACGCGGCTGCGCCGCGTCCTCACCGCCGAACCCGCCACCGGCAGGCCGCCCGAGCCCGACGAGGCCACCTCCCACACCCTGTGGCACGCCTGGTGCCAGCGCACGGCCCCCGATCCGACGGCGCCCCTGGCCCCGGAAGTCTACCTCGAACTCAGCCGGGAGACGGGGGCATCGCTTCGCGCCGTGTGGGTGCTCACCCAGCGCTGGGCCGAGTATGGTGACTTGTCGCCGGCCGGCCCCGCCCCGGTAACGATGGAAGACTCAGACGCCAACCGGCCACCGGCCGGACGCTGA